One genomic region from Glaciimonas sp. PAMC28666 encodes:
- a CDS encoding DMT family transporter, whose translation MHKGIIYALLAAALFGASTPFAKLLVDQTAPVMVAGLLYLGSGVGLLAWYVIRTMATQGQTKRTDGLTGHDLPWLAGAILFGGVAGPVLLLVGLLHTPASSASLLLNMEGVLTALLAWFVFRENFDRRIFLGMLFIVAAGILLSGQQGRASGTIWGSLAIIAACLCWAIDNNLTRKVSGSDAVQVAGIKGLVAGLVNLLIALAMGYSLPEGRTILSAGIVGFCGYGLSLVMFVLALRHLGSARTGAYFSAAPFVGAIMSLLILGEIPGPVFWISAGLMGIGIWLHVAERHAHEHTHLPMPHKHSHLHVHDSHHQHAHDFPWDGEEPHNHAHQQETLVHTHAHFPDIHHRHVHQRH comes from the coding sequence ATGCATAAAGGCATTATTTACGCATTGCTAGCAGCGGCTCTATTTGGTGCCAGCACGCCATTTGCCAAATTGCTCGTCGATCAAACGGCACCGGTGATGGTGGCGGGACTACTTTATCTGGGAAGTGGCGTCGGCCTGCTGGCATGGTATGTAATACGCACCATGGCGACTCAGGGCCAGACAAAACGGACTGACGGCCTTACTGGCCACGATCTCCCTTGGCTGGCTGGCGCCATCCTGTTCGGCGGGGTCGCCGGGCCCGTGTTATTGCTGGTTGGCCTGCTGCATACCCCGGCTTCGTCGGCCTCGTTATTGCTCAATATGGAAGGCGTATTAACCGCCTTGTTGGCGTGGTTTGTTTTTCGTGAGAATTTCGACCGGCGTATCTTTCTTGGCATGCTTTTCATCGTAGCGGCAGGCATTTTACTCTCAGGCCAACAAGGCAGGGCGTCAGGCACAATATGGGGATCGCTGGCCATCATTGCCGCGTGTTTGTGTTGGGCTATCGATAACAATCTCACACGAAAAGTCTCCGGCAGTGATGCCGTACAAGTGGCCGGAATCAAAGGTCTGGTGGCCGGTCTGGTGAACCTGTTGATCGCGCTGGCAATGGGGTATTCCTTGCCTGAAGGGCGCACGATATTGAGCGCCGGGATTGTGGGGTTTTGCGGATACGGTCTCAGTCTGGTGATGTTTGTCCTCGCACTGAGACATCTTGGCTCCGCCCGTACCGGTGCCTATTTTTCCGCCGCGCCGTTCGTTGGCGCGATCATGTCATTGCTGATTCTGGGGGAAATCCCCGGCCCGGTATTTTGGATAAGCGCAGGATTGATGGGGATTGGAATCTGGTTGCATGTGGCTGAAAGGCATGCACACGAGCATACGCATTTACCAATGCCACACAAGCATTCGCATCTGCATGTTCATGACAGTCATCATCAACACGCGCATGATTTTCCATGGGATGGCGAAGAGCCACACAACCACGCACACCAACAGGAGACGCTAGTGCACACGCATGCCCATTTTCCCGATATTCATCATCGACATGTGCATCAGCGGCATTAA
- a CDS encoding DUF1289 domain-containing protein, with protein MSMSSPCIEVCKFDGKSGFCMACLRTRVECKEWKKMKDNRRHQIINDRQRRATKLPGGVLPSSFSTII; from the coding sequence ATGTCTATGAGCTCACCCTGCATTGAAGTTTGTAAATTTGACGGGAAATCCGGTTTCTGCATGGCCTGCCTGCGTACGCGCGTCGAGTGCAAGGAGTGGAAAAAAATGAAAGATAACCGACGTCATCAAATAATCAATGACCGGCAAAGACGCGCAACAAAACTGCCCGGCGGCGTCCTGCCATCCTCCTTTTCGACGATTATTTGA
- a CDS encoding efflux RND transporter permease subunit encodes MIGLWTQNHRRSILFLLAILALGGMLAAFKLPISLFPTVDFPRVVISLDAGDQPPEQMEMLVTRPVEEAVRRVPGVRNVRSTTARGTAEVSINFDWGLDMASATLQVNAATAQIMSQLPAGTVMQTRRMDPTVFPIIAYSLTSKTLTPTQLRDLAEYQLRPLLTGVNGVAQVQTTGGALEEYQVNIDPQKLLARSLSQDDVSHALAANNVINVVGRLEDHYKLYLVMADSRLRNLQQISQTIVSSGSNGVVTVADVAEVRHTVVPQWIRVTADGKDAVLLSVYQQPGSNSVQIANDIKSKLAQYTLPAGVHIANWYDQSELVTASASSVRDAILIGIALAALVLFIFLRSVKITLIAIIVVPAVLATTVVLLWLLDMSFNIMTLGGMAAAVGLIIDDAIVMIEHIVRRLHAKVAHANSIETTVMEAALEFFRPLLGSSASTLVIFIPLAFLSGVTGAFFKALSLTMAAGLFISFLITWLAVPILAAHFLTEKDINQDHDGRITLWLHKKYERLMMRLLNRPALILVLLVPLIGVGVLGYQHVGSGFMPAMDEGGFVLDYYSEPGTAVTETDRLVRQVETIVRANPNVLTYSRRTGTGLGGGLGEPNHGDFFVKLKSGTRQPVDLVMDQVRNRVEHEVPGLHVEMAQLMEDLIGDLTAVPQPVEIKLFSADPKNLGSIAKSVATRISKIKGLVDVKNGINPSGDALQVHVDPAKAMQEGLDPAAVSKMISDSLGGNVATQMLSGVKAVGVRVWLPQDMRNNDKDLSLLTVRAPDGHLVPLQKIATITPLTGQAEISRENLKPMIAVTGRISGRDLGSVIADVKIALAKPGLFPQGSYFELGGLYEQQRIAFQGLMTVFAAASVLVFLLLLFMYESFRLAGVILFTSLASVSAVFVGLSLTGIDLNISAMMGMTMIIGIVTEVAIFYFSEQQELTNSAAPLDWRSALIQAGKNRMRPITMTTITAILTLLPLAFALGKGSEMQQPLAIAIISGLIVQLPLVLLVMPVLYSVIGRKDPAGDSIRNRDLHIQITPPSDK; translated from the coding sequence ATGATCGGCCTATGGACGCAAAATCACCGCCGCTCGATCTTGTTTTTACTGGCCATTTTGGCTTTAGGCGGAATGCTGGCTGCATTCAAGCTACCAATTTCATTGTTTCCGACTGTGGATTTTCCCCGCGTAGTGATCTCACTTGATGCGGGTGATCAGCCACCCGAACAAATGGAGATGTTGGTGACACGTCCAGTAGAGGAAGCAGTGCGCCGTGTGCCCGGTGTTCGCAACGTTCGCTCCACTACCGCGCGCGGGACGGCCGAAGTGTCGATCAATTTTGATTGGGGGTTAGACATGGCGTCGGCGACCTTGCAGGTCAATGCCGCCACAGCACAAATCATGTCCCAATTGCCCGCAGGCACTGTCATGCAGACGCGGCGCATGGATCCGACCGTTTTTCCGATCATTGCGTATAGTCTGACATCCAAAACGCTTACCCCAACGCAGTTGCGAGACCTGGCCGAATATCAGTTGCGCCCTCTGCTTACAGGTGTGAACGGTGTGGCTCAGGTCCAAACCACAGGCGGAGCGCTGGAAGAATATCAGGTGAATATCGATCCGCAAAAATTGCTGGCGCGCAGTTTGTCGCAGGACGACGTGTCGCATGCGTTAGCAGCGAATAATGTCATCAATGTCGTCGGTCGGCTAGAAGATCACTATAAGTTATATTTGGTGATGGCTGACTCCAGACTGCGCAACCTGCAGCAAATAAGCCAGACGATCGTGTCAAGCGGTAGTAACGGCGTGGTTACGGTGGCCGATGTTGCGGAGGTTCGTCACACAGTTGTACCCCAATGGATACGCGTCACTGCTGACGGCAAGGACGCAGTGTTACTGTCTGTTTATCAGCAACCCGGCAGCAACAGCGTGCAAATTGCCAATGATATCAAGAGCAAGTTAGCCCAATACACATTGCCAGCTGGGGTTCACATCGCCAACTGGTATGACCAAAGTGAACTGGTCACAGCATCTGCTTCGAGCGTACGGGATGCGATCCTGATTGGGATCGCGCTGGCAGCACTGGTACTGTTTATTTTTCTGCGTAGCGTCAAGATTACGCTCATCGCCATTATTGTTGTGCCCGCAGTTTTAGCCACCACGGTCGTACTGTTATGGCTATTGGACATGAGCTTTAATATCATGACGCTAGGTGGCATGGCGGCAGCGGTCGGCCTGATCATTGATGATGCGATTGTCATGATCGAGCATATTGTGCGACGCTTACATGCCAAAGTCGCCCACGCTAACAGTATTGAAACGACCGTTATGGAGGCGGCGCTGGAATTTTTCCGACCGCTATTAGGTTCGAGCGCATCGACGCTGGTGATTTTCATACCGTTGGCATTTTTAAGTGGCGTTACCGGTGCTTTTTTTAAAGCCTTGTCTCTGACAATGGCTGCGGGATTATTCATCTCTTTTCTGATTACCTGGTTAGCGGTTCCCATATTGGCGGCGCATTTTCTGACCGAGAAAGATATTAATCAGGATCATGACGGTCGAATTACTTTGTGGCTGCACAAAAAATATGAACGCTTGATGATGCGGTTGCTAAACCGGCCAGCGCTGATACTGGTCCTTCTGGTGCCATTAATTGGTGTGGGCGTGCTCGGCTACCAGCATGTGGGCTCTGGCTTTATGCCAGCGATGGATGAAGGCGGCTTTGTGCTCGACTATTATAGTGAGCCGGGGACTGCCGTCACGGAAACAGACCGATTGGTCCGTCAGGTCGAAACGATCGTACGGGCCAACCCCAATGTGCTGACCTATTCGCGTCGCACAGGAACCGGTTTAGGCGGTGGCTTGGGCGAGCCGAATCATGGCGATTTTTTTGTCAAACTAAAAAGTGGCACAAGGCAGCCAGTGGATTTGGTAATGGATCAGGTGCGTAACCGCGTGGAACATGAAGTACCAGGATTGCATGTGGAAATGGCGCAGTTAATGGAAGACCTGATAGGCGATCTGACTGCGGTACCACAACCGGTTGAAATCAAGCTATTTTCTGCCGACCCCAAAAATTTAGGCAGCATTGCTAAAAGCGTCGCCACCCGTATCAGTAAAATTAAAGGTCTGGTGGATGTCAAGAATGGCATTAATCCATCCGGCGACGCTCTACAGGTACACGTCGATCCGGCCAAGGCGATGCAAGAAGGCCTTGATCCGGCGGCTGTCTCCAAGATGATATCCGATAGTCTTGGCGGGAATGTCGCGACCCAGATGTTATCTGGCGTAAAGGCAGTCGGTGTGCGCGTTTGGTTGCCACAAGATATGCGCAATAACGACAAGGATTTAAGCTTGTTGACAGTGCGTGCGCCAGATGGACATCTGGTCCCGCTACAAAAGATTGCTACAATCACCCCCCTGACCGGGCAGGCAGAAATCAGCCGGGAAAACCTGAAGCCTATGATCGCCGTAACCGGGCGCATTAGTGGGCGAGATCTGGGATCGGTGATCGCCGATGTAAAAATTGCGCTGGCAAAACCCGGCCTGTTTCCACAGGGTTCTTATTTTGAATTAGGTGGCTTATACGAACAGCAACGGATTGCATTTCAAGGATTAATGACAGTATTTGCAGCGGCTTCGGTGTTGGTGTTTTTGTTACTGTTATTCATGTATGAGAGCTTCCGGCTTGCCGGAGTGATTCTGTTCACTTCACTGGCATCGGTTTCTGCTGTGTTTGTCGGCTTGTCGTTGACGGGAATTGATTTGAATATCTCCGCGATGATGGGTATGACGATGATTATCGGCATTGTGACAGAGGTAGCAATATTTTATTTTTCCGAGCAGCAGGAGCTAACCAATTCGGCGGCACCACTGGATTGGCGTAGCGCCTTGATACAAGCAGGAAAAAACCGTATGCGCCCCATTACTATGACCACGATCACGGCGATTTTGACCTTGTTACCGCTGGCGTTTGCATTAGGCAAGGGATCTGAGATGCAACAACCTTTAGCGATTGCGATCATTTCAGGTTTGATCGTGCAGTTGCCGCTGGTATTGCTGGTGATGCCAGTTTTATATAGCGTCATTGGGCGTAAAGATCCCGCAGGTGATTCCATCCGTAACAGGGATTTGCATATTCAGATAACGCCACCGAGCGACAAGTAG